In one Dehalogenimonas formicexedens genomic region, the following are encoded:
- a CDS encoding prepilin peptidase codes for MEIAYAVIFALFGAVIGSFLNVLCDRLPQEQSVVAPPSRCPGCGRRLTPLDMIPVISWLALRGRCRTCGEQIPQRVFWVELVTALAFAGLYLYFGFSAVLWLSLVYAAFTIVIFVIDMEHQLILNGILIAASIVALAASVFHSQIDLSPNLLHAVIGGVVGFLIFLVVYVVSRGGMGEGDVKLGAFAGLVTGWPNIIAAVIMSWILGGIIAIGLLIFSRKGRKEAIPFGPFLALTTFITFLWGNQIIDWYLGVFTR; via the coding sequence ATGGAAATAGCCTACGCCGTCATCTTCGCCCTGTTCGGCGCCGTCATCGGCAGCTTCCTGAACGTCCTGTGCGACAGGCTGCCCCAGGAACAATCGGTAGTGGCGCCGCCTTCGCGATGCCCCGGCTGCGGCCGGCGGCTCACTCCTCTCGACATGATCCCGGTTATCTCCTGGCTGGCCCTCCGGGGCCGGTGCCGCACCTGCGGGGAACAAATCCCGCAAAGGGTATTCTGGGTGGAACTGGTGACCGCGCTGGCTTTCGCCGGGCTATACCTCTATTTCGGCTTCTCGGCGGTGCTGTGGCTGAGCCTGGTTTACGCGGCCTTCACCATCGTCATCTTCGTCATCGATATGGAACACCAGCTGATACTGAACGGCATCCTTATTGCCGCGTCGATAGTGGCTCTGGCCGCCAGCGTCTTCCATTCTCAGATCGATCTTTCACCGAATCTACTGCACGCGGTCATCGGCGGGGTGGTGGGATTCCTGATCTTCCTGGTCGTTTACGTCGTTTCTCGCGGCGGCATGGGCGAGGGCGATGTGAAACTCGGCGCCTTCGCCGGGCTGGTGACCGGCTGGCCCAACATCATCGCCGCGGTCATCATGTCCTGGATTTTGGGCGGCATCATCGCCATCGGGCTGCTCATATTCAGCCGCAAAGGCCGCAAGGAGGCCATCCCCTTCGGTCCTTTCCTCGCCCTGACCACCTTCATCACCTTCCTGTGGGGGAACCAAATCATTGACTGGTATCTCGGGGTTTTCACCCGTTAG
- a CDS encoding type II secretion system protein: protein MKFLQKIRKGRKGFTLIELLVVIAILGVIAAVAVPNILSFMGSGKTEAAKAEQHNVQVAVAAYMAEHDGVAVAETIGVGTKGSYGTYLINNVEYPWVITDTGTVSPDTKANGNPLGSLGSAAN, encoded by the coding sequence ATGAAGTTCTTACAGAAAATCCGCAAGGGCCGCAAAGGTTTTACCCTGATCGAACTTTTGGTGGTCATTGCCATCCTGGGCGTCATCGCCGCCGTCGCCGTGCCGAACATCCTCAGCTTCATGGGCTCCGGCAAGACCGAGGCCGCCAAGGCTGAGCAGCATAACGTTCAGGTCGCCGTTGCCGCATATATGGCTGAGCATGACGGAGTAGCGGTTGCCGAAACGATCGGCGTGGGTACGAAGGGTAGTTACGGAACTTACCTCATCAACAATGTTGAATACCCATGGGTGATCACCGACACTGGTACCGTCTCACCTGATACCAAAGCAAATGGTAATCCGCTCGGATCCTTGGGGTCTGCAGCTAACTAA
- a CDS encoding type IV pilin protein: protein MVSNRTSKRQAGFTLIELLVVIAILGVVAAVAIPNVLSFIGKGNDAAAKQELLNVAAATSAALASNPPVDPTIDDAQIIVGVGVGKFLVQNTEFKYTIDASGNITQGGRVS, encoded by the coding sequence ATGGTTTCCAATCGAACTAGTAAAAGACAAGCCGGTTTTACTTTAATTGAACTTCTCGTGGTCATTGCGATTTTGGGGGTTGTTGCTGCTGTAGCAATTCCCAACGTTTTAAGTTTCATCGGCAAGGGAAACGACGCCGCCGCTAAACAAGAATTGTTAAATGTCGCAGCTGCAACGTCTGCAGCTCTTGCCTCAAATCCTCCGGTAGATCCGACCATTGATGACGCACAAATTATCGTAGGCGTTGGTGTCGGTAAATTTCTTGTTCAGAACACTGAATTCAAATATACGATAGATGCTTCTGGAAACATTACACAAGGTGGCAGAGTCTCCTAA
- a CDS encoding type II secretion system protein → MSLINLTKRRHGFTLMEVLVVLVIFGVLAAIAIPNVLQYIGVGNRNAALEEEHNLIVAVGVAMKEGGGAIVSDYTSSGKVYANADAADNDPAKYLHNGTEFEWIITTGGVLSPGTNNPLK, encoded by the coding sequence TTGTCGTTAATTAATCTTACGAAGCGGCGACATGGCTTCACCCTCATGGAAGTGCTTGTCGTCCTTGTAATTTTCGGGGTTCTCGCCGCGATAGCGATTCCAAATGTGTTGCAATATATTGGAGTTGGTAACCGAAACGCGGCTCTCGAGGAAGAACATAATCTCATCGTCGCGGTCGGGGTGGCGATGAAAGAGGGTGGCGGAGCTATTGTTTCGGATTACACAAGCAGCGGCAAAGTGTATGCAAATGCTGACGCTGCGGATAACGATCCTGCCAAGTATCTCCACAACGGTACTGAATTTGAATGGATCATCACCACAGGCGGAGTGTTAAGCCCCGGAACCAATAATCCCCTCAAATAA
- a CDS encoding phospholipid carrier-dependent glycosyltransferase, with product MVGSLIGKTRSFVDKLKRQHHFWLALLVLAVLILHFSVINQPQEYIFDEQWYAADAGTNIINGLGTSFPQQPPLGKLLITSGIFIFGDNSLGWRLFPIIFGAGGIVLLFYICLELKLPNRLAWLAAFLLAFENLSFVQSSISMLDVFSVTFMLAAFLAYLKNRCFTSGALIALSALTKFTGILAIPVIALHWLLTNRNRWQHFVPAIAAVPMLYLSLLVPLDFIIWGKFVNPVIETMTMLDLNSVSTFATIHDPILSRPWDWIINLKIITYWADPHYLAMISPPIWIAIVPSIGYMVYKSIKGDKAAKFIAAWFTGTFILWIPISLITDRTSYVFYFYPTVGAICMAVAVSLWDLVNYFTNVKSVSTSISKWIIPGFVLAQLAIFAFLAPVPYIWKLPICVMVYTIFRLFTNSEGNYEPLSAEKLNNLRRR from the coding sequence GTGGTTGGATCTCTAATCGGTAAAACGCGATCCTTCGTAGATAAATTAAAGCGCCAGCATCACTTTTGGCTGGCGCTTCTCGTTTTGGCTGTCCTGATACTCCATTTTTCTGTAATCAATCAACCTCAAGAGTATATTTTCGACGAACAATGGTATGCAGCCGACGCTGGCACAAATATCATAAACGGCCTAGGCACGTCGTTTCCTCAGCAACCACCTCTAGGTAAGCTATTAATCACATCCGGAATTTTTATCTTTGGGGATAACAGCTTAGGTTGGCGGCTTTTCCCAATAATTTTTGGGGCTGGTGGAATTGTTCTGCTGTTCTATATTTGCCTCGAGTTGAAACTACCGAACAGACTGGCCTGGCTGGCGGCGTTCCTTTTAGCTTTCGAAAATCTCAGTTTCGTTCAATCCAGCATCTCCATGCTTGATGTCTTCAGTGTAACTTTTATGCTGGCTGCGTTCCTGGCGTATCTGAAGAATAGGTGTTTCACAAGCGGGGCATTGATCGCTCTATCAGCCTTAACCAAATTCACCGGTATCCTGGCGATCCCGGTTATAGCGTTGCATTGGCTGCTTACCAACAGGAATCGTTGGCAGCATTTCGTTCCAGCTATAGCTGCAGTACCGATGCTATATCTCTCGCTTCTGGTTCCCCTCGACTTCATCATCTGGGGCAAATTCGTCAACCCGGTCATAGAAACCATGACGATGCTTGATCTGAACAGCGTCTCAACCTTCGCCACAATCCATGACCCAATCTTGAGCAGGCCCTGGGACTGGATAATTAACCTTAAGATAATTACCTACTGGGCAGATCCGCATTACCTTGCGATGATTAGCCCCCCAATTTGGATAGCAATAGTCCCTTCAATAGGGTATATGGTCTATAAATCAATCAAGGGCGATAAGGCCGCTAAGTTCATCGCCGCATGGTTCACCGGCACGTTTATTTTATGGATACCGATCAGTCTCATAACAGACCGAACCAGTTATGTTTTCTATTTTTATCCCACAGTTGGGGCAATCTGCATGGCGGTAGCGGTTTCACTTTGGGATCTTGTTAATTATTTTACAAATGTAAAATCGGTATCAACCTCAATCTCAAAATGGATCATACCAGGATTTGTACTAGCCCAACTCGCCATTTTCGCCTTTTTAGCGCCCGTACCCTATATCTGGAAACTGCCGATATGCGTGATGGTATACACAATATTCAGACTGTTCACCAATAGTGAGGGTAATTATGAGCCACTTAGCGCGGAAAAGTTGAATAATCTTCGTAGACGTTAA
- a CDS encoding ArnT family glycosyltransferase — MWYAQHLFAWIYDYDEGAYSLGGRFISEGFLPYRDFTLVHPPLYDLTLGFIYKIFGYDFFLGRYFSVLLSVLCIILVFIIIRKLFNSTAALVGAALVAFFPGFFLLWYRAVQEPLGIFFVLLSLFFAIDFIRENKIGWRILLSGVCLGLALATKYTFLPVVAGLSLGFLFLSMRGRWTSLRDWFSRENLLFGGGVVFGFLVVTGYFIVLFPDQFISQTLSAQVGYRLNFVMPDLLHFFNFFQLPLWSQKITSICVILVIAVAFFAYFRRKVSRANSFIFIALFVSLVLSSTFNRFGELRYFVSPFLMTIIMIAAFVPELDAKTIVQPIERLSIHKLSSFAFGLAVLIFGVASLLILQRYDYSYTGPEGITFEKTAYDQVNRYLEGHPDKTVYSMSPIIPALSSKIDTTLQFDTFAFLEIFGEDPEALILREQSLGVDYFIVDPLYLLGFQKPQFGVLAADLDARGKLIASFVPAGLKILSVNVYEDYSTFPR; from the coding sequence ATGTGGTATGCCCAGCATTTATTCGCTTGGATCTATGACTATGATGAAGGCGCTTATTCTCTCGGCGGAAGGTTTATCTCGGAAGGATTCTTGCCGTACCGTGATTTTACGCTAGTTCATCCACCTCTTTATGATCTGACACTCGGCTTTATATATAAGATATTCGGGTACGACTTTTTCTTAGGTCGGTATTTTTCAGTACTCCTTTCTGTTCTTTGTATCATTCTGGTTTTCATAATTATTCGCAAGTTGTTTAATTCAACCGCAGCGCTCGTAGGCGCTGCTTTGGTTGCTTTTTTCCCCGGATTTTTTCTTCTTTGGTATAGGGCTGTTCAGGAACCTTTGGGCATTTTCTTTGTTTTATTGAGTCTGTTTTTTGCCATTGATTTTATTCGCGAAAATAAGATTGGGTGGAGAATATTATTAAGTGGCGTGTGTCTGGGATTAGCATTAGCGACTAAGTACACATTCTTGCCTGTTGTCGCCGGTCTGTCACTCGGATTTTTATTCTTATCCATGCGAGGAAGGTGGACTTCACTCAGAGATTGGTTTAGTAGAGAAAACCTTTTATTTGGCGGTGGAGTTGTTTTTGGGTTTTTAGTGGTCACCGGTTATTTTATTGTCTTGTTTCCTGATCAATTCATCTCACAGACTTTATCGGCACAGGTGGGATATCGTCTTAATTTCGTGATGCCCGATTTGTTACATTTTTTCAACTTCTTTCAACTTCCTCTTTGGAGCCAGAAAATTACCTCCATTTGCGTTATCCTTGTCATCGCAGTGGCATTTTTCGCCTATTTCAGGAGGAAAGTATCCCGCGCCAATTCTTTTATATTTATCGCCCTGTTCGTTTCCCTTGTTTTGAGTTCCACCTTCAATAGGTTTGGCGAACTAAGGTATTTCGTGAGTCCATTTTTAATGACAATCATCATGATTGCCGCTTTTGTTCCTGAGTTAGATGCCAAAACGATTGTTCAGCCGATTGAACGGCTATCCATACACAAATTGAGTTCTTTCGCCTTTGGTTTGGCTGTTCTTATTTTTGGGGTTGCCAGCCTTCTCATTCTCCAGAGATATGATTATAGTTACACCGGTCCCGAGGGGATAACTTTTGAAAAAACTGCGTATGATCAAGTAAACAGATATCTTGAAGGACATCCTGACAAAACAGTTTATTCAATGAGCCCGATTATTCCGGCACTATCCTCAAAGATAGACACTACTCTACAATTCGACACGTTTGCGTTTCTGGAAATCTTCGGAGAAGATCCAGAGGCGCTTATTTTAAGAGAGCAAAGCCTGGGAGTTGATTATTTCATCGTTGATCCGCTTTACCTTCTCGGATTCCAAAAGCCTCAATTTGGCGTTTTGGCTGCTGATCTCGATGCACGTGGAAAATTGATCGCATCTTTTGTTCCCGCCGGCTTAAAAATTCTTTCAGTTAACGTCTACGAAGATTATTCAACTTTTCCGCGCTAA
- a CDS encoding PilT/PilU family type 4a pilus ATPase, whose product MDVFSLITQARDRGGSDLHLVVDSPPMVRTKGSLEKLNTPPLSSQDTAEALKQLALPGDLDTFQRELELDFGFTMPGVGRLRCNAAQQRGAISLAIRLLPPVIPTIDELELPDICKDLVSRPRGLVIVTGPTGSGKSTTLAAMIQHLNHTEAKHVITIEDPIEYIYPSIKCAVTQRQLGTDTKSFAQALKHVLRQNPDVILVGEMRDLETAAAVLTIAETGHLVLSTSHAPSAHQALERIIDLFPPHERHLAYTRLASLLVGVLCQALVPRHPIDGRIAAVEVLLANTAVRNLIREEKIYQLPNVLRTSRDEGMVSLDDSLVDLYRNQKISRETVFDYCDDPDEVGRLLGGRTKKPDQRRRPPSSGGMISSFL is encoded by the coding sequence ATCGACGTCTTTTCACTCATAACCCAGGCCCGCGACCGAGGCGGTTCAGATCTCCACCTCGTGGTGGACTCCCCGCCGATGGTGCGCACCAAAGGTTCCCTGGAGAAACTGAACACCCCGCCCCTCTCCAGCCAGGACACCGCCGAGGCGCTCAAACAACTGGCCTTGCCCGGCGACCTGGACACTTTCCAGCGGGAACTGGAATTGGATTTCGGCTTCACCATGCCGGGCGTCGGCCGCTTGCGCTGCAACGCCGCCCAGCAGCGCGGCGCCATCAGCTTGGCAATCCGCCTTCTGCCTCCCGTCATCCCCACCATTGACGAACTTGAACTCCCTGATATCTGCAAAGACCTGGTCTCCCGTCCCCGGGGCCTCGTCATCGTCACCGGCCCCACCGGCAGCGGCAAGTCCACCACCCTGGCCGCCATGATCCAGCATCTTAATCATACCGAGGCCAAGCACGTCATTACCATTGAAGATCCAATTGAGTATATCTATCCCTCGATAAAATGCGCCGTCACCCAGCGGCAGCTGGGCACCGATACCAAATCTTTCGCCCAAGCCCTCAAGCACGTCCTGCGACAGAATCCTGACGTTATCCTTGTCGGCGAAATGCGTGACCTGGAGACCGCCGCCGCCGTTTTGACCATCGCCGAGACCGGCCACCTTGTCCTCTCCACCAGCCACGCCCCCAGCGCCCACCAGGCCCTGGAGCGAATCATAGACCTCTTCCCGCCCCATGAGCGTCACCTGGCTTATACCAGGCTTGCCTCGCTTCTTGTCGGCGTCCTGTGCCAGGCACTGGTGCCGCGGCATCCTATTGACGGGCGTATCGCCGCTGTTGAAGTCCTTCTTGCCAACACCGCCGTCCGTAATCTGATCAGGGAAGAAAAGATCTACCAGTTGCCCAATGTCCTCCGCACCAGCCGGGACGAGGGCATGGTCTCCCTCGATGATTCCCTCGTTGATCTCTACCGGAATCAGAAGATATCCCGTGAGACCGTTTTTGACTATTGCGATGATCCGGATGAGGTGGGGAGGTTGCTTGGGGGACGGACCAAAAAACCGGACCAACGCCGCAGACCACCCTCAAGCGGCGGCATGATTTCCTCGTTCCTCTAA
- the pilM gene encoding pilus assembly protein PilM, translating to MAKTLTTVYIEDNEIELLVTAGKQVEKWAMAPLDSGMVNEGVIMQEDAVAERLKKLASDNGVAGHQVVAAVSGQNSIFRIINIPEVPKNILDDAIMSEATRVIPVPMDQVYVARQELQTKVPHEMRFFLAAHPKNATDSLMRTLTKAGLKSKVLDVAPLALARNVNRSRCVVVNTWLSTIDIIVLVDRVPEVIRSFSLGSEHLTDSERLGTIAEEISRTVVFYNSSHTEDPLGAEVPILVAGELAADKEQWSVLGGTDGRPVEALTTEFTAPEGFDASRFMVNLGMAQRDLPNEFGSVINLNAIPAIYLPRGVNWFNILAPAVGVLLIGALVYGWTYVDKAKKDADAIQPQIDAITLQVTQAQAKLAGIKPQIDAANAAVTPVQTEAAAYASFYQVLQDQRSMASGYVRSAWLEKRNITQIQLDSISWDGTSVVIVGTATTSESIVFDYATELRDTYRFQNVIVTSIVKELTTDTMVYVYHFTLTCV from the coding sequence ATGGCAAAAACTCTTACTACCGTCTACATCGAAGACAACGAGATAGAACTCCTGGTCACCGCCGGCAAGCAGGTTGAAAAATGGGCCATGGCCCCCCTTGATTCCGGCATGGTCAATGAGGGCGTCATCATGCAGGAAGACGCCGTTGCGGAACGCCTGAAGAAACTGGCATCGGACAACGGTGTTGCCGGGCATCAGGTTGTTGCCGCCGTTTCCGGCCAGAACTCGATCTTCAGAATAATCAACATACCGGAAGTGCCCAAGAATATCCTGGATGATGCCATTATGAGTGAGGCCACCCGCGTTATTCCCGTCCCCATGGACCAAGTCTATGTTGCGCGCCAGGAATTACAGACCAAGGTTCCTCACGAGATGCGCTTTTTCCTCGCCGCCCACCCCAAGAACGCCACAGACTCCCTGATGCGCACCCTCACCAAGGCCGGCCTCAAGAGCAAGGTGCTTGACGTCGCCCCGCTGGCCCTGGCTCGCAATGTCAACCGCTCCCGCTGCGTCGTCGTCAACACCTGGCTTTCCACCATCGATATCATCGTCTTGGTTGACCGCGTTCCGGAAGTCATCCGCAGTTTCTCCCTCGGTTCTGAACACCTGACGGACTCGGAGCGCCTCGGTACCATCGCCGAGGAGATCTCCCGCACCGTCGTCTTCTATAATTCATCCCATACGGAAGACCCCCTGGGTGCTGAAGTTCCCATTCTGGTCGCCGGTGAACTTGCCGCTGATAAAGAGCAGTGGTCTGTTCTGGGCGGCACCGACGGCCGGCCGGTGGAGGCTTTGACCACCGAATTTACCGCCCCTGAAGGCTTCGATGCCTCCCGTTTCATGGTCAACCTGGGCATGGCCCAGCGGGACCTACCGAATGAGTTCGGTTCGGTCATCAACCTGAACGCCATTCCGGCTATCTACCTGCCCCGCGGCGTCAACTGGTTCAATATCCTGGCGCCGGCTGTCGGCGTGCTTTTGATCGGCGCGCTGGTTTATGGCTGGACCTACGTCGATAAAGCCAAGAAAGACGCTGATGCCATCCAGCCCCAGATAGACGCCATTACGCTGCAGGTAACCCAGGCTCAGGCTAAACTTGCTGGCATTAAACCTCAAATTGATGCCGCTAACGCCGCCGTTACCCCGGTGCAGACGGAAGCCGCCGCCTATGCCTCCTTCTACCAGGTGCTCCAGGACCAGCGCTCCATGGCTTCAGGGTACGTCCGCAGCGCCTGGCTGGAAAAGAGGAATATTACCCAGATCCAACTGGATTCGATCTCGTGGGACGGCACCAGCGTCGTTATCGTCGGCACCGCCACAACGTCTGAGTCTATCGTCTTTGACTATGCCACGGAACTACGGGACACCTACCGTTTCCAGAACGTCATCGTCACGTCGATAGTCAAAGAACTGACCACCGACACCATGGTCTATGTCTACCACTTCACCCTGACCTGTGTTTAA
- a CDS encoding PulJ/GspJ family protein, which translates to MKRFLTHIGNARKGFTLVELLVAISIAVVIGIALATTVFQLFVISARSDSQMEAVRQVQIAGRWISDDTQRAESALPDTPVGSLVTLSWKDLSGHTTYTVVYTIVNGDLWRAYSENNHQVSNVIVAKYLDSTQTSFTLDSVGVTFIATVTVGDITQSHTYTILSRLYTPA; encoded by the coding sequence ATGAAGCGATTTTTAACTCATATCGGGAATGCGCGAAAGGGCTTTACATTGGTGGAGCTTCTAGTAGCAATTTCGATCGCTGTCGTGATTGGAATCGCACTTGCTACCACTGTATTCCAATTGTTCGTGATCAGCGCCAGAAGTGATTCCCAGATGGAAGCCGTTCGTCAGGTGCAGATTGCCGGACGTTGGATTAGTGACGATACCCAGCGGGCTGAGTCCGCACTTCCGGATACTCCCGTTGGTTCCCTGGTCACTTTGAGTTGGAAGGATTTGTCAGGCCACACCACTTATACCGTCGTTTACACAATCGTTAACGGTGACCTGTGGCGTGCTTACTCGGAGAACAACCATCAGGTGAGCAATGTTATCGTCGCCAAATATCTGGATTCCACACAGACAAGTTTCACGCTTGATTCCGTTGGGGTGACATTTATCGCGACGGTAACGGTGGGAGACATTACCCAGTCTCATACATACACCATTTTGTCCAGGCTTTATACTCCTGCTTAA
- a CDS encoding type IV pilus modification PilV family protein, whose protein sequence is MGSAAERNKKKGQKGFSLVEVLVAMAIMAVIAGAVLSGLATSQKATRLTDIRTQSETIARSQIEYLKAHVDTWYDVSDPPNYDAYILPPPSGYTVSIVAERMDPKQDGYTNDDELQQITVTVSHRGEVILSLTDFLFKP, encoded by the coding sequence ATGGGATCCGCTGCCGAACGAAACAAAAAGAAAGGGCAAAAAGGCTTCAGCCTTGTTGAAGTCCTGGTAGCTATGGCGATCATGGCGGTTATCGCGGGTGCGGTGTTGTCTGGATTGGCGACCTCCCAAAAAGCGACCCGTCTTACTGATATCCGGACTCAATCAGAAACAATCGCCCGGAGCCAGATCGAGTATCTTAAAGCACATGTTGACACTTGGTACGATGTCTCGGATCCCCCGAACTACGATGCATACATTTTGCCGCCGCCCTCAGGATATACGGTTTCCATTGTGGCGGAGCGCATGGATCCTAAGCAAGATGGCTACACCAACGACGATGAACTTCAACAGATCACCGTAACCGTGTCTCATCGAGGCGAAGTAATCCTCAGTTTGACAGATTTTTTATTTAAGCCATGA
- a CDS encoding type II secretion system F family protein: MNYAYVAYTQDRKLVQGKIAAMDRDSAAKLLVHNGYQVLSLKTQSRLFSMPDSSMFAKKVKLQEIILFSRQLALLLESGTDIVTSLELLQEQTTNPTFKKTLGAVANDIRGGSSLSAAMSKHPKVFSALFHRVLSAGEQGGNMEAVLRNMADFLSRMNETRKKLKSAMTYPVVVAVVAVVVVSILMLFVMPTFTDLYRNLGVNLPTATKILITLTDFSAKWGIYILGALVLTVVGLVMWARTPNGRYNIDKGLLKTPVIGRIIQLSELSRACQTIALLFRAGLPLPEIMAQAQNATSNKIISENLGQVQKELIRGEGLSGPMKRRKVFLPMMVAMVGVGEETGKLDDTLSTVAHTYDMEADDKIKSAVELIQPAMTVIIGLIVAFIAVALVGSMYSMYGQLGAQ, translated from the coding sequence ATGAATTACGCCTACGTAGCATACACCCAGGATCGCAAATTGGTGCAGGGCAAGATCGCGGCCATGGACCGTGACTCCGCCGCCAAGCTGCTTGTCCATAACGGCTACCAGGTCCTTTCCCTCAAGACCCAGTCCCGCCTGTTTTCGATGCCTGATTCCAGCATGTTCGCCAAAAAGGTGAAACTGCAGGAGATCATCCTCTTTTCCCGCCAGCTTGCCCTCCTCCTGGAGTCCGGCACGGATATCGTGACCTCGCTGGAACTCCTCCAGGAGCAGACCACCAACCCCACCTTCAAAAAGACCCTCGGCGCCGTTGCCAACGACATCCGCGGCGGTTCTTCGCTCTCCGCCGCCATGAGCAAGCACCCCAAGGTCTTTTCGGCTCTCTTCCACCGCGTCCTTTCCGCCGGCGAACAGGGCGGCAACATGGAAGCCGTCCTCCGCAACATGGCGGACTTCCTTTCCCGCATGAACGAGACCCGCAAGAAGTTGAAGAGCGCCATGACCTATCCGGTCGTGGTTGCCGTTGTGGCTGTCGTTGTGGTGTCGATCCTGATGCTTTTCGTCATGCCGACGTTCACTGATCTCTATCGAAACCTGGGCGTTAACCTGCCGACAGCCACCAAGATACTTATTACCCTTACCGATTTCTCAGCCAAATGGGGCATTTACATCCTCGGCGCTCTGGTTTTGACTGTGGTTGGTTTGGTAATGTGGGCCAGGACGCCAAACGGCCGGTACAACATAGATAAGGGTTTGTTGAAGACCCCGGTGATTGGCCGGATCATTCAGCTTTCGGAACTTTCCCGCGCCTGCCAGACCATTGCCCTCCTGTTCCGGGCTGGTCTACCCCTCCCTGAGATCATGGCCCAGGCCCAGAACGCTACTTCGAATAAGATTATCAGCGAAAATTTGGGGCAGGTACAGAAAGAACTCATCCGCGGCGAGGGCCTGTCCGGCCCAATGAAACGGCGCAAGGTTTTCTTACCCATGATGGTCGCCATGGTCGGTGTCGGTGAGGAAACAGGTAAATTGGATGATACCCTGTCCACTGTCGCTCATACCTATGACATGGAAGCTGATGACAAGATTAAATCTGCCGTTGAACTGATTCAACCAGCTATGACCGTCATTATCGGTTTGATAGTTGCCTTTATCGCTGTCGCCCTTGTGGGTTCGATGTACTCGATGTACGGTCAACTGGGCGCTCAATAG